One Stigmatella aurantiaca genomic region harbors:
- a CDS encoding potassium transporter TrkH, which yields MRRLRFGDWGVAVDEALLSQVGARCALGPFLAEAGPPHLSLQAEALTEGQGTPLDPRRPLGPRFRIEGDVVRVEPPQASLDTELALRVGLQLATLRQGGLLLHGAGVAFQAQAVVALGPSGAGKSTFTRLCAREAGAEVLSDEVVGLYPGARVEGSPFCSDLDLPSARARARLAAVLFLEKGGEERLEAVSAQEAIPAMMAQVFRPLPGEASQGEVLQRLVRITEGVALRRFIFRKDAAAAGFVRDWLHGWHASG from the coding sequence ATGCGGCGGCTGCGGTTCGGGGACTGGGGCGTGGCGGTGGACGAAGCGCTCCTCTCCCAGGTGGGCGCACGGTGCGCGCTGGGGCCGTTTCTCGCGGAGGCGGGCCCCCCGCACCTGTCGCTCCAGGCAGAGGCCCTGACCGAGGGACAGGGCACGCCCCTGGACCCTCGCCGGCCCTTGGGCCCCCGGTTCCGCATCGAAGGAGACGTGGTGCGCGTGGAGCCCCCCCAGGCCTCTCTGGACACCGAGCTGGCGCTGCGGGTGGGCCTGCAGCTCGCCACCCTGCGCCAGGGCGGCCTGCTGCTGCACGGCGCGGGCGTGGCGTTCCAGGCGCAGGCGGTGGTGGCGCTCGGGCCCAGCGGGGCGGGCAAGTCCACCTTCACCCGGCTGTGTGCCCGCGAGGCCGGGGCCGAGGTGCTCTCGGACGAGGTGGTGGGGCTCTACCCTGGGGCGCGCGTGGAGGGCAGCCCGTTCTGCTCGGACCTGGACCTGCCCTCGGCACGGGCGCGGGCGCGGCTGGCCGCGGTGCTCTTCCTGGAGAAGGGCGGTGAGGAGCGGCTGGAGGCGGTGTCCGCGCAGGAGGCCATTCCGGCGATGATGGCGCAGGTCTTCCGGCCGCTGCCGGGGGAGGCGTCGCAGGGCGAGGTGCTCCAGCGGCTGGTGCGCATCACCGAGGGGGTGGCGCTGCGCCGTTTCATCTTCCGGAAGGACGCCGCCGCGGCGGGCTTCGTGAGGGACTGGCTTCATGGTTGGCACGCCTCCGGTTGA
- a CDS encoding cytochrome c oxidase assembly factor 1 family protein, producing MNTMPEGNMAPRQGWWGRNWKWVVPVGCLTPVLMCGCFGALGLYFISSAIKSSDAYQQAVALVSENPEVQEVLGTPIEFGFPRGSVNTDSGEGRASLNIPVEGPKASGTLRVEALSVGGTWTFERLEVEVPGREPIPLMEPPMDDELPPGLEALPDEEAPPMDLGEEPLPPEEERLPPPDEETPGKRGSEIDL from the coding sequence ATGAACACGATGCCGGAAGGCAACATGGCGCCGCGGCAGGGCTGGTGGGGCCGCAATTGGAAGTGGGTCGTTCCTGTTGGCTGTTTGACACCCGTGCTCATGTGCGGCTGCTTCGGGGCGCTGGGCCTCTACTTCATCTCCAGCGCCATCAAGTCCTCGGACGCCTACCAGCAGGCCGTGGCGCTCGTCTCGGAGAACCCCGAGGTGCAGGAGGTGCTGGGCACGCCCATCGAGTTCGGCTTTCCGCGCGGCTCGGTGAACACGGACAGCGGCGAGGGCCGCGCCAGCCTCAACATCCCCGTCGAGGGCCCCAAGGCCAGCGGCACCCTGCGCGTCGAAGCCCTCTCGGTGGGGGGGACCTGGACCTTCGAGCGGCTCGAGGTGGAGGTGCCCGGCCGGGAGCCCATCCCGCTGATGGAGCCCCCGATGGACGACGAATTGCCCCCGGGACTGGAGGCACTCCCGGACGAGGAGGCGCCCCCCATGGACCTGGGCGAGGAGCCCCTGCCGCCCGAGGAAGAGCGCCTCCCGCCCCCGGACGAGGAGACGCCGGGCAAGCGCGGCTCCGAGATCGACCTGTAG
- a CDS encoding FG-GAP repeat domain-containing protein: protein MRRSVWQWLLMGLALWSASGCSCGEPPVESELEVAFEKPTDGQRLVVSDDEDAAQDGFQHEVVVRARDTSDRPLKLAGAKLELRTPSEQGWTEGPTAILEGDTARFPAVLLQPRTNVLQVTVEEAGSRRTATQRISVTVTSEPPSVDLSKPAEGQVLLEADDADPQMPGYQMLFSLNAVGLAGRKGTLYCEQACGVPPTEFTVSGTGLTQVPVTLAQSACESQEAQCYAVIRNGEDEVTSGRRRIRLDTVAPRVEVASPVGAVASTTFRVEATVGCTEPGVLATLSRPGEPDLSSPVISGGVTFPAVTVPVDGEYRFTLRVSDAGGNVTTREVPITVASTVPVLKLVVPETIPVPPVNGPLGEGVQAVVRVQADTLPPGTEVRFFTSVTGTFAHPQRAVTDASRGASFTAQLAGGANSVQACVRNAAGLEQCQAQAITVNTGLPVCRIISPVNGVQVSPLGEDTLVRVESGPGPVIVVALDAQGQERARSEGPASSGSAGVPLKLSGDGAYQLQALCPGGAVSQVLALGVDTTPPALAFHVRGLPDTETVLGAGLNDTSLAPGIQVALEVNTEPYASVLVTGCAMAAGVAGQADARGTLVLRDVSVPSSGTCELKVASTDLAGNTTERGQALTLAFSPGSLAFAAPAIGRYLGAMDGIVLPAGGLSVPVTLSLETPAAGTLRLLRGSTEIASVPVAASDRTKVFSSVELEEGANVLRAELIGPGGTVACATVLLLVDTQPGNIALEIPAASPAPSYVVLSDVTPEESGIQAPLKYAANGRSANAVVDICASVAPSLDAAPCRDGSGWYTLAANVPAFTPDFTYPDGRYALKAVLDDGAISVSQAVTITVDSTEPVVRAVELVGDSNGDLRLNAAELPSGPVQLRLTIDGVEDGRPVQVRSAANPGIVYGQGNASGGQVRVSLDAMPTGIEADYALVVTVTDAAGNQNRVANPTPFYPLNTASFFAFRLDRVLPSLVVSAPTRAEFGLADDSSSAAGFQLQVTANTSADVGDKGIRMSVSPGGDAVELTPLLLAATHEFTLAGAGRTEHAITVAAVDTSGNVSTVVRTVTVDREAPTVTLVAPLAGTIYNNTDLPVQVSVSGGDVNTVSIFSQVGSSPATVVGTLPVTAGSAQGTLNFPSGVQTISAVALDTAGNRGSDTHEGVDVRIPGCAITLTTPSAPVATLLALDDLDPSTPGLQYRLVGVTPACTGRQVVLYRGTSSTPVDATPANGSTGEFSFDVTLEDGEQTRLTVEVFNAANQRSVDFVDVTVDITPPVITSISPAPTALYFVANTNAYLFPVPAPDRVVDLAAGGDANAVFTLTVVQGVGSTVRAFYKGEPVSSEFGVAASPETLEVPVTLPHGTDGTLEVRVVDASGNTARHTVAATVDVVPPSAPTVTLALVAGKERAAQVKVTWTASGDDGLSGMPVGYDLRWTVNAQLLNGIENEASFFSARVKQETGALLPATSTSYTLTVPPLARYSIQLRPRDEIGNYAAFAVQPPLDNFWRQMTVTNPGVAGNSYATYIASRGDLNADGREDLVVTGLLGTPGAAYVYYGSSDPVAVPPVRQDLTVPETDSQAYGNDFDIGDVGNGTADLVQDLVVGVRGWSVNVGRAFLYFGRKGQVLDTSAPIEFRHDTNIGGAALGGTVKMIQDISGDGLHEVLLSSHGETPGKVYLFYGRSPDAWRALGTGCTATAACVVPTSKSDKVFTAPTGMVFFGRSRGYARLGDITGDGVADFTLPASHERVNSLYVYSGATVRAMGRNVSTTDALQVLHQGPDTEGNSQNGFGTEAFGGVNLVGGPGLDLVASAATQNKVFVFRDGGPSGFTSAPLVIGGGGRFGNALALGDLNGDGRADIAVGQNILGMNAAAVFYNQGTPGAEFDTAQENGFWQSKLASTTSFGISLALLDFNGDGKMDLAVGDSQSNPARVVVYY, encoded by the coding sequence ATGCGCCGATCGGTATGGCAATGGCTGTTGATGGGGCTCGCGCTGTGGAGTGCGTCCGGATGCAGCTGCGGGGAGCCACCGGTGGAGTCGGAGCTGGAGGTGGCCTTCGAGAAGCCCACGGACGGCCAGCGCCTGGTGGTGTCCGACGATGAGGACGCGGCCCAGGACGGCTTCCAGCACGAGGTGGTGGTGCGCGCCCGGGACACCTCGGACCGGCCCTTGAAGCTCGCGGGCGCGAAGCTGGAGCTGCGCACGCCCTCCGAGCAGGGGTGGACCGAGGGGCCCACGGCCATCCTCGAAGGGGACACGGCGCGCTTCCCGGCGGTGCTGCTGCAGCCGCGCACCAACGTGCTGCAGGTGACGGTGGAGGAGGCGGGCTCGCGGCGCACGGCCACCCAGCGCATCAGCGTCACGGTGACGTCGGAGCCGCCGTCGGTGGACCTGTCGAAGCCGGCTGAGGGCCAGGTGCTGCTGGAGGCGGATGACGCGGATCCGCAGATGCCCGGCTACCAGATGCTCTTCAGCCTGAACGCGGTGGGCCTGGCCGGACGCAAGGGCACGCTCTACTGCGAGCAGGCGTGTGGGGTGCCCCCCACGGAGTTCACCGTGTCTGGCACGGGGCTCACGCAGGTGCCGGTGACGCTGGCCCAGTCGGCGTGCGAGTCCCAGGAGGCCCAGTGCTACGCGGTGATTCGCAACGGCGAGGACGAGGTGACCTCCGGCCGCCGCCGCATCCGCCTGGACACGGTGGCGCCGCGCGTGGAGGTGGCCTCGCCCGTGGGGGCGGTGGCGTCCACGACTTTCCGGGTGGAGGCCACCGTGGGCTGTACCGAGCCCGGGGTGCTGGCCACCCTGTCCCGGCCGGGCGAGCCGGACCTCTCCTCGCCCGTCATCTCCGGCGGGGTGACGTTCCCCGCCGTCACCGTGCCCGTGGATGGCGAGTACCGCTTCACGCTGCGCGTCTCGGACGCGGGAGGCAACGTCACCACCCGCGAGGTGCCCATCACGGTGGCCAGCACCGTGCCGGTGCTCAAGCTCGTGGTGCCGGAGACCATCCCCGTGCCTCCGGTGAATGGCCCGTTGGGCGAAGGCGTGCAGGCCGTGGTTCGGGTCCAGGCGGACACGTTGCCGCCCGGCACGGAGGTGCGGTTCTTCACCAGCGTCACCGGCACGTTCGCTCACCCCCAGCGGGCGGTGACGGACGCATCGCGCGGGGCGTCCTTCACGGCGCAGCTCGCGGGCGGGGCCAACTCCGTCCAGGCCTGCGTGCGCAATGCCGCGGGGCTGGAGCAGTGCCAGGCCCAGGCCATCACGGTCAACACGGGCCTGCCCGTCTGCCGCATCATCTCTCCGGTCAACGGCGTTCAGGTCTCCCCCCTGGGGGAGGACACGCTGGTCCGCGTCGAGTCGGGGCCTGGCCCCGTCATCGTGGTGGCGCTGGATGCGCAGGGCCAGGAGCGCGCGCGGAGCGAGGGCCCTGCGTCCTCGGGCTCGGCCGGGGTGCCGCTCAAGCTGAGCGGTGATGGCGCGTACCAGCTCCAGGCGCTCTGCCCCGGGGGCGCGGTGAGCCAGGTGCTCGCGCTGGGGGTGGACACCACGCCGCCCGCGCTGGCCTTCCACGTGCGCGGCCTGCCCGACACGGAGACCGTCCTGGGCGCGGGGCTCAACGACACGTCCCTGGCGCCGGGCATCCAGGTGGCCCTGGAGGTGAACACCGAGCCGTACGCGTCGGTGCTCGTCACCGGGTGCGCCATGGCCGCGGGCGTGGCGGGCCAGGCCGATGCGCGGGGCACGCTCGTGCTGCGCGACGTGTCCGTGCCGTCCAGCGGGACGTGCGAGCTGAAGGTGGCCTCCACGGACCTGGCGGGCAACACCACCGAGCGGGGCCAGGCGCTGACGCTGGCCTTCTCCCCGGGCTCGCTCGCCTTCGCGGCGCCCGCCATCGGCCGCTACCTGGGGGCCATGGATGGCATCGTGCTGCCGGCCGGTGGGCTGAGTGTGCCCGTCACGCTGAGCCTGGAGACCCCGGCGGCGGGCACGCTGCGGCTGCTGCGCGGCTCCACGGAGATCGCCTCGGTGCCGGTGGCCGCGTCCGACCGGACGAAGGTCTTCAGCTCGGTGGAGCTGGAGGAGGGGGCCAACGTGCTGCGCGCCGAGCTCATCGGCCCCGGGGGCACGGTGGCCTGCGCCACGGTGCTGCTCCTGGTGGACACGCAGCCGGGCAACATCGCCCTGGAGATTCCCGCCGCCTCGCCCGCCCCGAGCTACGTCGTCCTCTCCGACGTCACGCCCGAGGAGTCCGGCATCCAGGCGCCGCTCAAGTACGCCGCCAATGGGCGCTCGGCGAACGCCGTCGTGGACATCTGCGCGAGCGTGGCGCCCAGCCTGGATGCCGCGCCCTGCCGGGATGGCTCGGGGTGGTACACCCTGGCGGCCAACGTGCCGGCCTTCACCCCGGACTTCACCTATCCCGATGGGCGCTATGCCCTGAAGGCCGTGCTGGATGACGGGGCCATCTCCGTCTCCCAGGCGGTGACCATCACGGTGGACAGCACCGAGCCGGTGGTGCGGGCCGTGGAGCTGGTGGGGGACAGCAATGGGGACCTGCGGCTGAACGCCGCCGAGCTGCCCTCGGGGCCCGTGCAGCTGCGGCTCACCATCGATGGGGTGGAGGATGGGCGGCCCGTCCAGGTCCGCAGCGCCGCCAACCCCGGCATCGTCTATGGCCAGGGCAACGCCAGCGGGGGCCAGGTCCGGGTGTCCCTGGATGCGATGCCCACGGGCATCGAGGCGGACTACGCGCTCGTCGTCACGGTGACGGATGCGGCGGGCAACCAGAACCGGGTGGCCAACCCCACGCCGTTCTACCCGCTCAACACGGCGTCCTTCTTCGCGTTCCGCCTGGACCGCGTGCTGCCCTCGCTGGTGGTGAGCGCGCCCACGCGCGCCGAGTTCGGCCTCGCGGATGACAGCTCGTCCGCGGCGGGCTTCCAGCTCCAGGTGACGGCCAACACCAGCGCGGACGTAGGGGACAAGGGCATCCGCATGTCGGTGAGCCCCGGGGGCGACGCGGTGGAGCTGACCCCGCTGCTGTTGGCGGCCACGCACGAGTTCACCCTGGCGGGCGCGGGGCGCACGGAGCACGCCATCACCGTGGCGGCCGTGGACACCTCGGGCAACGTGTCGACGGTGGTGCGCACCGTGACCGTGGACCGGGAGGCGCCCACCGTGACGCTGGTGGCCCCGCTGGCGGGCACCATCTACAACAACACGGACCTGCCCGTTCAGGTGAGCGTCAGCGGCGGGGACGTGAACACGGTGAGCATCTTCTCCCAGGTGGGGAGCTCGCCGGCCACCGTGGTCGGCACCCTGCCGGTCACCGCGGGCTCCGCCCAGGGCACGCTTAACTTCCCCAGCGGGGTGCAGACCATCTCGGCCGTGGCCCTGGACACCGCCGGCAACCGGGGCTCCGATACCCACGAGGGCGTGGACGTGCGGATTCCCGGCTGCGCCATCACCCTCACCACCCCCAGCGCGCCGGTGGCCACGCTGCTCGCCCTGGATGACCTGGATCCTTCGACGCCGGGCTTGCAGTACCGCCTGGTGGGCGTCACCCCTGCGTGCACGGGCCGCCAGGTGGTCCTCTACCGGGGGACGTCCTCCACGCCGGTGGACGCCACCCCGGCGAATGGGTCCACGGGCGAGTTCTCCTTCGACGTGACGCTCGAGGACGGTGAGCAGACGCGCCTGACGGTGGAGGTCTTCAACGCCGCGAATCAGCGCTCCGTCGACTTCGTGGACGTGACGGTGGACATCACGCCCCCCGTCATCACCTCCATCTCCCCGGCGCCCACGGCGCTCTACTTCGTCGCCAACACCAACGCCTACCTCTTCCCGGTGCCCGCGCCGGACCGCGTGGTGGACCTGGCCGCGGGCGGGGATGCCAACGCGGTGTTCACGCTCACCGTGGTCCAGGGCGTGGGCAGCACGGTGCGGGCCTTCTACAAGGGCGAGCCCGTCTCGTCGGAGTTCGGGGTCGCCGCCTCGCCGGAGACCCTGGAGGTGCCCGTGACGCTGCCGCACGGCACGGACGGCACGCTGGAGGTGCGCGTGGTGGATGCCTCCGGGAACACGGCGCGCCACACCGTGGCCGCCACCGTGGACGTGGTGCCCCCGAGCGCGCCCACCGTGACGCTGGCGCTGGTGGCCGGCAAGGAGCGGGCTGCCCAGGTGAAGGTGACCTGGACGGCCAGCGGGGACGATGGGCTGTCCGGCATGCCCGTGGGGTATGACCTGCGGTGGACGGTCAACGCCCAGCTGCTCAACGGCATCGAGAACGAGGCGTCCTTCTTCAGCGCGCGGGTGAAGCAGGAGACCGGGGCGCTTCTGCCCGCCACCTCCACGTCCTACACGCTGACGGTGCCGCCCCTGGCCCGCTACTCCATCCAGCTCCGGCCCCGGGACGAGATCGGCAACTACGCGGCCTTCGCCGTCCAGCCGCCGCTCGACAACTTCTGGCGGCAGATGACGGTGACGAACCCCGGCGTGGCGGGCAACAGCTACGCCACGTACATCGCCTCGCGGGGAGACCTGAACGCCGACGGCCGGGAGGACCTGGTGGTGACCGGCCTGCTGGGCACGCCGGGCGCGGCGTACGTGTACTACGGCTCGAGCGACCCGGTGGCGGTGCCGCCGGTGCGCCAGGACCTGACGGTGCCCGAGACGGACTCCCAGGCCTACGGCAACGACTTCGACATCGGCGATGTGGGCAACGGCACCGCGGACCTGGTCCAGGATCTGGTGGTGGGCGTGCGCGGCTGGAGCGTCAACGTCGGCCGGGCCTTCCTCTACTTCGGCCGCAAGGGCCAGGTGCTGGACACCTCGGCGCCCATCGAGTTCCGCCACGACACCAACATCGGCGGGGCCGCGCTGGGCGGCACCGTGAAGATGATCCAGGACATCTCGGGCGATGGGCTCCACGAGGTGCTCCTCAGCTCGCACGGTGAGACTCCCGGAAAGGTCTACCTCTTCTACGGACGCTCGCCGGACGCCTGGCGCGCCCTGGGCACGGGCTGCACCGCCACCGCGGCCTGCGTCGTGCCCACGAGCAAGTCAGACAAGGTCTTCACGGCCCCCACGGGGATGGTCTTCTTCGGCCGCTCCCGCGGCTATGCCCGCCTGGGGGACATCACGGGCGATGGCGTCGCGGACTTCACCCTCCCGGCCTCGCACGAGAGGGTGAACTCGCTCTACGTTTACTCGGGCGCCACCGTGCGCGCGATGGGCCGCAACGTGTCCACCACGGACGCGCTCCAGGTGCTCCACCAGGGCCCGGATACCGAAGGCAACTCGCAGAACGGCTTTGGCACCGAGGCCTTCGGCGGGGTGAACCTGGTGGGGGGCCCGGGGCTGGACCTGGTGGCCTCCGCCGCCACCCAGAACAAGGTCTTCGTGTTCCGGGATGGGGGACCGTCGGGCTTCACCTCGGCCCCGCTCGTCATCGGCGGCGGCGGCCGGTTCGGCAATGCCCTGGCCCTGGGGGACCTGAATGGGGACGGGCGCGCCGACATCGCCGTGGGCCAGAACATCCTCGGGATGAACGCCGCGGCCGTCTTCTACAACCAGGGCACGCCCGGGGCCGAGTTCGACACGGCCCAGGAGAACGGCTTCTGGCAGTCCAAGCTGGCGTCCACGACCTCGTTCGGAATCAGCCTGGCCCTCTTGGACTTCAATGGGGATGGAAAAATGGACCTGGCGGTCGGCGATAGTCAGTCGAACCCAGCCCGAGTCGTGGTGTATTACTAA
- a CDS encoding PqqD family protein codes for MAGFVSDKDGAAGPGTPGLDALRAVPRLHPETGVQRVGGRLLAAGPDEHLHTFEDARGQVSEVAERIMELVDGRRTVAAIVAVLCDEFEVEPQACEADTVAFLRLLVAKKVLVLGP; via the coding sequence GTGGCTGGATTCGTTTCCGACAAAGATGGAGCGGCAGGGCCTGGGACGCCGGGTCTGGACGCGCTGCGCGCCGTGCCCCGGCTCCATCCGGAGACGGGGGTACAGCGCGTGGGCGGGCGGTTGCTGGCGGCGGGGCCCGATGAGCACCTGCACACCTTCGAGGATGCGCGGGGCCAGGTGTCCGAGGTGGCCGAGCGCATCATGGAGCTGGTGGATGGCCGGCGGACGGTGGCGGCCATCGTGGCGGTGCTGTGTGACGAGTTCGAGGTGGAGCCCCAGGCGTGTGAAGCCGACACGGTCGCCTTCCTGCGGCTCCTCGTGGCGAAGAAGGTGCTGGTGCTCGGGCCGTGA
- a CDS encoding electron transfer flavoprotein subunit alpha/FixB family protein encodes MPIVLIVAEQQPDGNLRKATLNAIAAGSQLAQKAGAELHLALLSKDPSKLAEELKGLGAKVVHTAAAPEFEHYLAEVYAPAIAALAQELKADYVGAASTAMGKDLLPRVAARLKAAMATDVTAINGSGADVTFTRPMWAGNVFAEVKLTTPVKVLSLRATEFPAAASGQGASEVKSFTAKIEPSKTKFVDFKEVKSARPELTEARVVVSGGRGTKGDFKEIEALADELGAAVGASRAVCDAGWVPNDLQIGQTGKVVAPQLYIAAGISGAIQHLAGMKSSKTIVAINKDPEAPIFQVADYGLVADLFKVLPELRQALHGLK; translated from the coding sequence ATGCCGATCGTTCTCATCGTCGCCGAGCAGCAGCCTGACGGGAACCTGCGCAAGGCCACCCTCAACGCCATCGCCGCCGGCAGCCAGCTGGCGCAGAAGGCGGGCGCCGAGCTGCACCTGGCGCTGCTGTCCAAGGATCCCTCCAAGCTGGCCGAGGAGCTCAAGGGCCTGGGCGCCAAGGTGGTGCACACCGCCGCGGCCCCCGAGTTCGAGCACTACCTGGCCGAGGTCTACGCGCCTGCCATCGCCGCGCTGGCCCAGGAGCTGAAGGCCGACTACGTGGGCGCCGCCTCCACCGCCATGGGCAAGGACCTGCTGCCCCGCGTGGCCGCCCGCCTCAAGGCCGCCATGGCCACCGACGTCACCGCCATCAATGGCAGTGGCGCGGACGTCACCTTCACCCGTCCCATGTGGGCCGGCAACGTCTTCGCCGAGGTGAAGCTCACCACGCCGGTGAAGGTGCTCAGCCTGCGCGCCACCGAGTTCCCCGCCGCCGCGAGCGGCCAGGGGGCCTCCGAGGTGAAGAGCTTCACCGCGAAGATCGAGCCGTCCAAGACGAAGTTCGTCGACTTCAAGGAAGTGAAGAGCGCCCGTCCGGAGCTGACCGAGGCCCGGGTGGTGGTGTCCGGTGGCCGTGGCACCAAGGGCGACTTCAAGGAAATCGAAGCCCTGGCCGACGAGCTGGGCGCCGCGGTGGGTGCCTCGCGCGCGGTGTGCGACGCGGGCTGGGTGCCCAACGACTTGCAGATTGGCCAGACGGGCAAGGTGGTCGCCCCGCAGCTCTACATCGCCGCGGGCATCAGCGGTGCCATCCAGCACCTGGCGGGCATGAAGAGCTCGAAGACCATCGTGGCCATCAACAAGGACCCGGAGGCCCCCATCTTCCAGGTGGCCGACTACGGCCTCGTGGCGGATCTCTTCAAGGTGCTGCCCGAGCTGCGCCAGGCCCTCCACGGCCTGAAGTAG
- a CDS encoding GNAT family N-acetyltransferase, translating into MLRCGPEALSRGDVALVRVGRRLIAHVVVSTGPLVTASLLGKGDPAGVPLGRVTALRRGWWILPLPRLTRSSLFLGQRLASTLWSRPLARGVARRLRDFAFSGWSRPMRTRWLGRLEVRLLRAEDLDALLVFAGERLLVSSAFLRRQLLGRWAREGGAMGAAAGAFDAAGRMCGFAFLDSYREEGLALDGLWVRSLVVAPRARRMGVAHRLLGCLLEAARKQGERRIYADVDEDNVTSVRTFRRRGFRFASPELIRRVNAEWDASGGSKPLVALERIVDGHE; encoded by the coding sequence GTGCTGCGCTGCGGGCCGGAGGCGCTGTCCCGGGGCGATGTGGCGCTCGTGAGGGTGGGCCGCCGGCTCATCGCGCACGTGGTGGTCTCCACCGGGCCGCTGGTGACCGCGTCGCTCTTGGGCAAGGGGGACCCGGCGGGGGTTCCGCTGGGGCGGGTGACGGCGCTGCGCCGGGGGTGGTGGATCCTCCCGCTGCCCCGGCTGACGCGGTCTTCGCTCTTTCTGGGCCAGCGGCTGGCGTCCACGCTGTGGTCCCGTCCCCTGGCCCGGGGCGTGGCCCGGCGGCTGCGGGACTTCGCCTTCTCCGGGTGGTCGCGCCCCATGCGGACGCGGTGGCTGGGGCGGCTCGAGGTGCGCCTGCTCCGGGCCGAGGACCTGGATGCGCTCCTGGTCTTCGCCGGTGAGCGGCTGCTGGTGTCCTCGGCCTTCCTGCGCCGGCAGCTCCTGGGCCGGTGGGCGCGGGAAGGGGGCGCGATGGGGGCCGCGGCGGGCGCCTTCGACGCGGCGGGGCGCATGTGCGGCTTCGCCTTCCTGGACAGCTACCGCGAGGAGGGGCTGGCGCTGGACGGGCTCTGGGTCCGCTCGCTGGTGGTGGCGCCGAGGGCCCGGCGGATGGGGGTGGCCCATCGGCTCCTGGGCTGCTTGCTGGAGGCGGCGCGGAAGCAGGGCGAGCGGCGCATCTACGCGGACGTCGATGAGGACAACGTCACCTCCGTGAGGACGTTCCGGCGGCGGGGGTTCCGCTTCGCTTCCCCCGAGCTCATCCGGCGCGTCAATGCCGAGTGGGACGCCTCGGGGGGCAGCAAGCCCCTGGTGGCGCTGGAGCGCATCGTGGATGGCCATGAGTGA
- a CDS encoding electron transfer flavoprotein subunit beta/FixA family protein, which yields MKILVTAKRVEDPESKIKVKPDGSGIVQEGLKYKINPFDEIGVEEGLRLAAKHGGEVVVVSIGGKEVQESLRHALAMGAHRAVWVNHVGPVDQLGIAGLLQKVVEKEKPDLVLLGKQSIDDDQNQVGQYLAEFLGWSQATFASKVESLESEQEKNKAPAILLGADGKTVRVVREVDNGLATLECTLPAVVTTDLRLNMPRYASLPGIMKAKSKPIEELTPQKLGVDVTPAIQVLKLSSPPPRKAGIKVPDVASLVDKLRNEAKAV from the coding sequence GTGAAGATCCTCGTCACCGCCAAGCGCGTGGAAGATCCCGAGTCCAAGATCAAGGTCAAGCCCGATGGCTCGGGCATCGTGCAAGAGGGCCTGAAGTACAAGATCAACCCCTTCGATGAGATTGGCGTGGAGGAGGGGCTGCGGCTGGCCGCCAAGCACGGCGGTGAGGTGGTGGTCGTCTCCATCGGTGGCAAGGAAGTGCAGGAGTCGCTCCGGCACGCGCTGGCCATGGGCGCCCACCGCGCGGTGTGGGTGAACCACGTGGGCCCGGTGGATCAGCTGGGCATCGCCGGGCTGCTCCAGAAGGTGGTGGAGAAGGAGAAGCCGGACCTCGTCCTCCTGGGCAAGCAGTCCATCGACGACGACCAGAACCAGGTGGGCCAGTACCTGGCCGAGTTCCTGGGCTGGAGCCAGGCCACGTTCGCCTCGAAGGTCGAGTCGCTGGAGAGCGAGCAGGAGAAGAACAAGGCTCCGGCCATCCTGCTGGGCGCCGATGGCAAGACGGTGCGCGTGGTGCGCGAGGTGGACAACGGGCTGGCGACGCTGGAGTGCACGCTGCCGGCGGTGGTGACCACGGACCTGCGCCTGAACATGCCGCGCTACGCGAGCCTGCCGGGCATCATGAAGGCCAAGAGCAAGCCCATCGAGGAGCTGACGCCGCAGAAGCTCGGGGTGGACGTCACCCCGGCCATCCAGGTGCTGAAGCTCTCCTCGCCGCCGCCGCGCAAGGCCGGCATCAAGGTGCCGGACGTGGCGTCGCTGGTGGACAAGCTGCGCAACGAGGCCAAGGCCGTCTAG